One part of the Clostridium thermosuccinogenes genome encodes these proteins:
- the murQ gene encoding N-acetylmuramic acid 6-phosphate etherase — protein MDNYLHKLTTEEVNQQTLNIDECNTQEILLLINEQDSIVPSAVRREIPNIARAVDIIYESLKNGGRMFYVGAGTSGRLGVLDASECPPTYSTDPEMVQGIIAGGDVALRTAVEGAEDDEAAGAELIDQYQITNKDVIVGITASGGAPFVLSAVNAAKKIGASTVGVTNNGESKLSKICDVCIAPIVGPEVIIGSTRMKAGTAQKLVLNMLTTSVMIKLGKVYGNLMVDLKPTNQKLRDRARRIICHATGVDYETAAEYLQKAEDNTKLAILMIKTGVQLDEGKQILQEQGGRLKDAIAAIKMTKCL, from the coding sequence TTGGATAATTACCTGCACAAATTAACTACCGAAGAAGTAAACCAGCAAACACTAAATATCGATGAATGCAACACTCAGGAAATTTTGCTTCTAATTAATGAACAGGATTCAATTGTTCCGTCTGCTGTCAGACGTGAGATACCCAATATTGCCCGTGCTGTAGACATAATATATGAGTCCCTTAAAAACGGAGGGAGAATGTTTTATGTCGGAGCAGGCACATCGGGAAGGCTCGGGGTGCTTGATGCCTCTGAATGTCCTCCGACTTACAGCACTGACCCAGAAATGGTTCAAGGAATCATTGCTGGAGGTGATGTGGCACTGCGAACTGCAGTAGAGGGAGCTGAGGATGATGAAGCGGCAGGTGCGGAACTAATTGATCAGTACCAGATCACCAACAAGGATGTTATTGTTGGTATTACTGCAAGTGGTGGAGCACCCTTTGTTCTCTCTGCAGTAAATGCAGCAAAAAAGATAGGTGCTTCGACTGTCGGGGTTACCAACAATGGCGAGTCAAAGCTTTCAAAGATTTGTGATGTATGCATAGCACCCATCGTAGGCCCCGAGGTGATAATAGGCTCTACCAGGATGAAGGCAGGTACCGCCCAGAAGCTTGTCTTAAATATGTTGACCACCAGTGTGATGATTAAGCTGGGCAAGGTATATGGCAATCTGATGGTGGATTTGAAGCCTACCAACCAAAAGCTGCGGGATCGTGCAAGGAGGATAATCTGCCATGCGACCGGGGTTGATTATGAGACTGCCGCGGAGTATCTCCAAAAGGCGGAGGACAACACAAAACTGGCAATTCTGATGATAAAAACCGGAGTTCAGCTTGATGAAGGAAAGCAAATACTGCAAGAGCAAGGTGGTCGTCTAAAGGATGCCATCGCTGCGATAAAAATGACGAAGTGTTTGTGA